The genomic stretch CAGCTGCTGGACAGCCTGCAGGTCGTCGCGCTTCTTGCCGCTGACCCGCAGCTGGTCGCCCTGGATCTGCGCCTGCACACCCTTCGGGCCCTCGTCGCGGATCAGCTTGGCGATCTTCTTGGCGACGTCGGACTCGATGCCCTGCTTGATCCGTGCAGAGATCTTGTACGTCTTCCCCGACGCCTGCGGCTCGCCGACGTCGAGCACCTTGAGCGAGATGTTGCGCCGGATCAGCTTCTCCTTGAACACCTCGAGCGCGGCGGAGACCCGCTCCTCGGTGTCGGCCTGCAGCGTGACGCCGTCCTCGCCTGCCCAGGCGATGGATGCGTTCGTGCCGCGGAAGTCGAAGCGCTGCGAGAGCTCCTTGCCCGCCTGGTTCAGCGCGTTGTCCACCTCCTGGCGGTCCACCTTGCTCACGACGTCGAAGGACGAGTCGGCCATGGCTGTTCCCTTCCGCTGCGTGGACGTCGCCTCCGGGTGTCCGAGGACGCCGTCGCTCGTCTTGTAGTCTTCTCCGGTACCACCGCACGGCGGGTTGCCCGAGTGGCCAATGGGAGCGGACTGTAAATCCGTCGGCTTAGCCTACGAAGGTTCGAATCCTTCACCCGCCACGCCTGGTGCAGCGGCCCTCGACCACCTGGTCGGGGGCCGCTGTCGCTCAGGGGACGGTGGGTGCCCGTGCGCTCGCCGTCGCGGTGCGCTCCAGCGGCTGGCCGCCCAGGAACAACCAGCCGAAGGCGATCTCGACGAACCGGGTGCACCGCACCGTGACCTCGGCGCCGTCCGTCCGGGCCGACCACGAGTCGAGCCGCGCACCTCCGTCGGCGAGCTGGTCGGCGACGGCCGCCTGCGCGGCGGCCATGGTGAGCGGCAGCTCGGTGCCGACGCCTTCGGAGTAGACGACGGCCTCGTCGGTGCGGTTGGCCGCGGCCAGGGCGGCGCCGTCGCACACCGCCTGCACCTCCTGCTGCTCGAGGAAGGCGTCGGAGGCTGCGATGGCCCCGAGGACCATGAGCGCCGCGACCGTCCAGCAGACCAGGACGAAGGGCAGCGTGGATCCGCGCTCCCGGTCGGTCTCGAACGTCCGCACCGGCGCAGCGTACGGACGGCGGTCGTCGTCCACCGCCTGTGGACAGGGTCTGTGGACACTGTGGACACCCGATCGTGTGGCCCGGAGTCGCGCCACGGGGCCTGTGGACGACGCCCGCACCCGGCGATCTCACCGGTGACACTGCCGACATGGTCGTCGAGCTGCCCCCGATCGAGGTCTACGGCCTCGCCAACGCGCTGCGCGCAGCCGCTCGGGTCGCCGAGGAGATCGGCCCGCGGCTGGGCTCCCCGGGCGACGTCGGGGAGCACCTCAGCGCGGCGGTCGACAACTTCCTGGAGAGCCACCGGACGGCGGGGCGGGCACTCGCGGGGGAGCTGCAGTGGCTGGGGGACACCGTGGCCGCCGTCGCCGACTCCTGGCTCCGGCTGGACGCGGCCGTCGTCCCGGCGGCCGGGCGGGCCGACGCCCGATGACCGCCCTCCCCGAGACGATCCCCCTCGACCACCCGCGGGGCGATCCCGCCGCTCTGGACGAGCTCGTCCAGGCCGTCGCCCGGGTGGCGCACCTGCTGACCGTGCTGGCCGGGGACCTGACCGGCCCGAGCGCCGCCGCGCCCGGCTGGCTCGGCGCCGATGCCACGGCCGCGGCGGCCCAGATCGGATCGGTGGCCGGGCTGTCGCACCAGATGGCCGGAGCGGTTTTGCTCGCGACCGCGCGGCTGAGCGCGTACGCCGACCGGCTGGGCGAGGCCCGGCGGCGGGTCGACGCGTTGCGGGAGGAGCAGGACGAGGACTACCGCCGGGCCTGGAGGCTGGTGTCCGAGCTACCGGATCCTCAGGCGGAGTTCAGGTTCGGCGGGCCGGCCGCGGCCGCCGTCGTCGAGGAGTTCCGGGCAGGGGAGGACTCGCGTCGGCGCCGCACGCGGCCCTGCTGACCGAGGTGGAGGCCGAGGCTGCCGTCGTGGCGTCGGCGCTGCGGGAGGCCGGAGCGGTCGTGGGCGGCCACGGCCGGCCCGGCGACGACGTCCGCGCGCTGGCCCACCTGGCCACGCTCCTCCCCGGTTGGGGCGAGGAGGAACTCGCGGCGCGAGGCGCTGCGCTCGCGGCGCAGCTCGGCGACTTCGACGGCGACCCGGAGCTCGAGGGCATCCAGGACCGCATGGCGCACGCAGCTCGCGCCGCCCTTCCTCTCTCGGGGACGCCGGCGTTCGCGGACGCCGTGCTCGCTCGTCTCGGGGTGGACGGCGTGCGGGATCTGCTGACCGCCCTGGGTCGTGCCGCGGACCCGGCGACGTCGCCGGTGGCGGCGCTGCTGGCGTCCGTGCTCGGCGTGGCTTCCTCCGGTGGACCGTCGTGGGCGGTCGTGGACGCTCCGTACGCGGGCGCACAGGGCGTCTCGGTGGACCTGACGGTGGCCGGCATGACCGCCGTGCTCGCCGCGGGGGCCGTTCCCGGAGCGCGCGGGTTGCGTCCCGCCACCGTCGCCCTGTGGACGCGGCAGTTCCTGCTGCTGGACAAAGCCGAGGGGCGACGAGTCGGTGAGCGGGTCACGTACAGATGGAGCTCAGAGCTGGCCGACCCCGTCGCTGTGGGGATGGGTGTCCTCGCCCGGAGTGGTGCTCCCCATGTGGTGGCGGGCCTGCTCGAGGAGGCCGCTGTGTGGACCGAGGCGTTGTCCCGGTGGTGGAGGGACGGAGGCGACGCCTTCGGCGAGTTGGTGCACCAGCTCCGGCTCGACGATTCGTCCACGGGCGCCCGTGCCGTCCGGGTGGCGCTGGAGGTGATCGGCTCAGGTCTGACGCCGGGCGACCTGTCGGCGCGCACGGTTCGGCGAGACACCGTCGACGCCGTCTCCTCGTCCCTCGCGCACGCGGTGGCGGCGCACGTCCCGGTCGCGGTCGAGGCGCTGTCGGTGGGAGTCGACGGACTGCTGCGCAACGGCGGAGCGCCGCTGCGTGCCCTCGGCTACCTGAGTGTCGGGAGCGGCGGGGCGGCGGCGATGCAGGAGGCCATCCTGGACTGGTCCCGCGACCGCCCGGTCGAACCAGGAGATGCCAGTTCCTTCTCGCCCGCACCGGCGGTCGCGATCCCCGCCGCGTACATGGCGGCCCGGGAGTACGGCCAGCGACTCGACCACGCGCTCGACGCGTACGAGATCAAGGAGGAGGCGGAGGCCGAGGCCGAGCGGTGGGACAAGACCTTCGGTCTGCTGGGATTCCTGCCGGGGCCCTGGGGCCTCGTCGGAGGAGTGGCAGAAGGGAGCGCAGCGATCGCCCTCGGCATGGACGGCAGGTTCGACGCGGGGGTCGATCGAGGGCTGCGTTTCGATGCGGATGATGCCGTGGACGTCGCCTCGGCGGCGACCTCACCGGATCGCTCGGTCGACCTGGCGGCGCTGGACGAGCAGGCGCGAGCTGCGTTCGCCCGGACCGGGCGGGCGCTGGGCGACGTCGCCGCACCCGTGTCCGAGGAATCCGACCTCGCGGCAGTGTTCGCCGATGGCCTCAGGGGGCTGGCGCAGGAGCGGGTCGTGAGGGCGCTGAAGCTGCTCCGCGGCGGCGATTGAGAGCCAGCTCTCACCCGATCGGTGACGACTCGTCCAATCGCAGCTACACAGAGTGACGACGCGAGGGATCGTCACCCCGTCGTGATCTTCGATGCTTGTCCATCCGGGTGACGGGAAGCAATGTTCCCAGCGCGGTCCGTACCGAACGACGCTCTGCCCCCGCGCGTAAGTGGCTGCCGCAAGCCCGCAGTCAGTCATGCACACATTCGTGGAGGCGTCATGAGCTCGCAGACCCGTACCGCCAAGTGGAACCGCACCGCCAAGTGGAACCGGACGGCGAAGTGGAACCGCACGGCGAAGTGGAACTGATCCACTGATCTGAAGATTCCTCCGCAGCGGGGCAGGCGGCCTGAGGGCACCTGCCCCGTTTCGGGTTCCGGCTCCTCGGTCCCGGGCCTCGCCGCTGTTAGCCTCGGCGCGCCCTTCCCCACCTGAGAGAAACCGGGTCACGTTGGCCGAGCCCGAGATTTCCCCTGCGCCGCGCGGCTCCTCCGCCGCGACGCGCCGGGCTTGGACCATCGCCGTCGGTGGCACCGTCCTGGCGCTGACCTTGGCTGCATCCGTCCTGCCGGCCGCCATCGAGCCGTTCCGCCCGCTGGCGGTGCTCGCCGTCGGTGTCCTGTTCCTGGTCAGCGAGTCCATCGAGATGCATGTCGAGTTCCGGCGGCAGACCTACTCGTGGTCGCTGGCCGAACTCGCGCTGACCATCGCGCTGGTCGAGGTGGGCGGGTTCTGGGCCACCATCGCGTGGATCGTCGCGCTGGCCCTGCAGACCGGCCTGCGCGGCCACTTCCAGCCGGCGAAGGCGGTCTTCAACCTCGCCATGGCGCTGCTCCACGGCTCCGTCGCGGTCGCCGTCCTCCAGGCCATGCCGGACGCCGAGATCACCCAGCCGCTGGGCTGGCTGGGCCTCGTCCTCGCCGTCCTGATCGCCAACCTCGTCGTGGCACTGATGATCAGCGTCGCGATCATCGGGACGGCGGGGTATCCCGGTCCCTCGCTGTGGCGCGAGCAGCTCGTGCCGATCGCCGTCGTCTCGCCGGTCATCGTCTCGGTCGGCATCATCGCGCTGCTCCTGACGACGCTGAGCCCGTGGGCCTGGCTGCTCATCCTGCCCGTGCTCTCGGTCGTCGGACTGCTCTTCCGGCGCTTCGGCAAGGTGGCCCGCGAGGGCAGCAGCGTCGAGCGCGTCTACGCCTTCGCGCGCCGGGTGGAGCAGGTCTCCCCGGACGAGGCGGGCACCCAGCAGATCGTGCAGGCAGTCCGGGAGCTGCTGAACGCCGAGCGCGTCGCGCTGTGGCTCCCGCCGTACCTCGACGAGGAACCGCGTTTGATCGTCTCCGCCGAGAACGGCGCGGTCTGGTACGACGGCCCCGGCGACCCGGACGACGTCTTCCGCCGCCGGGCCGTCAGCTCCACCGACGGCCCGCTGCTGGT from Blastococcus sp. PRF04-17 encodes the following:
- a CDS encoding YajQ family cyclic di-GMP-binding protein; protein product: MADSSFDVVSKVDRQEVDNALNQAGKELSQRFDFRGTNASIAWAGEDGVTLQADTEERVSAALEVFKEKLIRRNISLKVLDVGEPQASGKTYKISARIKQGIESDVAKKIAKLIRDEGPKGVQAQIQGDQLRVSGKKRDDLQAVQQLLKGADLDVALQFDNYR
- a CDS encoding Tad domain-containing protein, which encodes MRTFETDRERGSTLPFVLVCWTVAALMVLGAIAASDAFLEQQEVQAVCDGAALAAANRTDEAVVYSEGVGTELPLTMAAAQAAVADQLADGGARLDSWSARTDGAEVTVRCTRFVEIAFGWLFLGGQPLERTATASARAPTVP